A region from the Pseudomonas sp. P8_229 genome encodes:
- the mdtD gene encoding multidrug transporter subunit MdtD encodes MPNRPPLDAITARWLPWVVAIAFFMQSLDGTILNTALPAMARDLAEDPLRMQGVVIAYMLTVALLIPASGWIADRFGTKKIFFGAILLFSFGSLLCALSSTLSMLVGARVIQGLGGALMLPVGRLVVLRAYPRSELVRIMGFITIPGLLGPLIGPTMGGWMVQYLTWHWIFLINLPVGVLGCYAVWKFIPDLRGTERTRFDSLGFLLFGAAMILITIAMEGLGELHLPHLRVMLLLFGGLACLAAYWLRAGHVENPLFAPSLFKTRTFAVGILGNLFARLGSGALPFLVPLLLQVALGYSPSQAGMSMLPLAAAAMFAKWMARPLIERLGYRIVLTGNTLALGIMLASMGLVSEQTPYWLLLCLLAILGAINSLQFTAMNTVTLIDLDDASASSGNSLLSVVAQLSLSLGVACAGALLGGFTAEIGNDGVETVLGAFQLTFVTVGIMAMLAATIFSQLSKEDGRRAKRPEEHIEH; translated from the coding sequence CTCGACGCCATCACCGCCCGCTGGTTGCCGTGGGTCGTCGCCATCGCTTTCTTCATGCAATCCCTCGACGGGACCATCCTCAACACCGCCCTGCCGGCCATGGCCCGGGATCTGGCCGAAGACCCGTTGCGCATGCAAGGCGTGGTCATCGCCTACATGCTCACCGTGGCGTTGCTGATTCCGGCCTCGGGCTGGATCGCCGACCGCTTCGGGACCAAGAAGATCTTCTTCGGCGCGATCCTGCTGTTCAGTTTCGGCTCACTGCTCTGCGCCTTGTCCAGCACCCTGAGCATGCTGGTCGGCGCGCGGGTGATTCAGGGCCTGGGCGGTGCGCTGATGCTACCGGTCGGACGCCTGGTGGTGCTGCGCGCCTACCCGCGATCGGAGCTGGTGCGGATCATGGGTTTCATCACCATCCCCGGCCTGCTCGGCCCGTTGATCGGTCCGACCATGGGCGGCTGGATGGTGCAATACCTGACATGGCACTGGATCTTCCTGATCAACCTGCCAGTGGGCGTCCTCGGCTGCTACGCGGTGTGGAAGTTCATCCCCGACCTGCGCGGCACTGAGCGCACGCGCTTCGACAGCCTCGGCTTCCTGTTGTTTGGCGCGGCGATGATCCTGATCACCATCGCCATGGAAGGCCTTGGCGAACTGCACCTGCCGCACCTGCGGGTGATGTTGCTGCTGTTCGGCGGCCTGGCCTGTCTGGCGGCGTACTGGCTGCGCGCCGGGCACGTCGAAAATCCGCTGTTCGCCCCGTCGCTGTTCAAGACCCGCACCTTTGCCGTCGGCATTCTCGGCAACCTGTTCGCCCGTCTGGGCAGTGGTGCACTGCCGTTTCTGGTGCCATTGCTGCTGCAAGTGGCGCTAGGATATTCGCCGTCCCAGGCGGGGATGAGCATGCTGCCGCTGGCCGCTGCGGCGATGTTTGCCAAGTGGATGGCACGCCCGCTGATCGAGCGCCTCGGCTACCGCATCGTGCTCACCGGCAATACCCTCGCGCTGGGGATCATGCTGGCAAGCATGGGCCTGGTCAGCGAGCAGACGCCGTACTGGTTGCTGCTGTGCCTGCTGGCGATTCTGGGGGCGATCAATTCGCTGCAATTCACCGCGATGAACACCGTGACCCTGATCGACCTCGACGACGCCAGCGCCAGCAGCGGCAACAGCCTGCTGTCGGTGGTGGCGCAGTTGTCGTTGAGCCTGGGGGTGGCCTGCGCCGGTGCGTTGCTCGGCGGCTTTACCGCGGAAATCGGCAATGATGGCGTGGAAACCGTGCTGGGCGCGTTCCAACTGACGTTCGTCACCGTCGGGATCATGGCGATGCTCGCCGCGACGATTTTCTCGCAACTGTCGAAAGAGGACGGCCGCCGCGCGAAACGCCCGGAAGAACACATCGAACATTAA
- the dbpA gene encoding ATP-dependent RNA helicase DbpA encodes MLANLESLGYAQMTPIQAQSLPVILKGMDLIAQAKTGSGKTAAFGIGLLNPINPRYFGCQALVICPTRELADQVAKEIRRLARAEDNIKVLTLCGGVSFGPQIASLEHGAHIIVGTPGRIQQHLRKGSLVLDGLNTLILDEADRMLDMGFYDAIEDIIVKTPERRQTLLFSATYPVGIKQLASKFMRDPQTVKAEAFHDDTQIEQRFYEISPEERMSAVTKVLHHFRPASCVAFCFTKQQVQETVDHLTSKGISAVGLHGDLEQRDRDQVLAMFANRSTSVLVATDVAARGLDIDALDMVINVELARDSEIHIHRVGRTGRAGEKGIAVSLVAPSEAHRAQAIEQLQKAPLNWDQVDNLKSQGGAPLQPPMSTLCIAGGRKDKVRPGDILGALTGDAGIPGAQVGKIAIFDFQSYVAVERTVVMQALQRLNNGKIKGRSLRVRVL; translated from the coding sequence ATGCTGGCTAACCTCGAATCCCTCGGTTATGCCCAGATGACGCCGATCCAGGCGCAGAGCTTGCCGGTGATCCTCAAGGGGATGGACCTGATCGCCCAGGCCAAGACCGGCAGTGGCAAGACCGCCGCGTTCGGCATCGGCCTGCTGAACCCGATCAACCCGCGCTACTTCGGTTGCCAGGCGCTGGTGATCTGCCCGACCCGTGAGCTGGCCGACCAGGTCGCCAAGGAAATCCGTCGTCTGGCCCGTGCCGAAGACAACATCAAGGTCCTGACCCTGTGCGGCGGCGTGTCGTTCGGCCCACAGATCGCTTCGCTGGAGCACGGCGCGCACATCATCGTCGGCACCCCGGGGCGCATTCAGCAACACCTGCGCAAGGGTTCGCTGGTGCTCGACGGCCTGAACACGCTGATCCTCGACGAAGCCGACCGCATGCTCGACATGGGTTTCTACGACGCCATCGAAGACATCATCGTCAAGACCCCGGAGCGTCGTCAGACTCTGTTGTTCTCTGCCACTTACCCGGTGGGCATCAAGCAGCTGGCGTCGAAATTCATGCGTGACCCGCAAACGGTGAAAGCCGAAGCGTTCCACGACGACACGCAGATCGAACAGCGCTTCTACGAAATTTCCCCGGAAGAACGCATGAGCGCAGTGACCAAAGTCCTGCACCACTTCCGCCCGGCTTCCTGCGTCGCCTTCTGCTTCACCAAGCAGCAGGTGCAGGAAACCGTCGATCACCTGACCTCCAAAGGCATTTCCGCCGTCGGCCTGCATGGCGATCTGGAACAGCGTGACCGCGATCAGGTGCTGGCGATGTTCGCCAACCGCAGTACTTCGGTGCTGGTCGCCACCGACGTCGCCGCCCGTGGCCTGGACATCGATGCGCTGGACATGGTGATCAACGTCGAGCTGGCCCGCGATTCGGAAATCCACATTCACCGCGTTGGCCGTACCGGTCGCGCCGGCGAGAAAGGCATCGCGGTCAGCCTCGTCGCACCGTCCGAAGCCCATCGCGCGCAAGCCATCGAGCAGCTGCAGAAAGCCCCGCTGAACTGGGATCAGGTGGACAACCTCAAGTCCCAGGGCGGCGCCCCGCTGCAGCCACCGATGAGCACGCTGTGCATCGCCGGCGGGCGCAAGGACAAAGTGCGTCCGGGCGACATCCTCGGCGCACTGACTGGCGATGCCGGCATCCCGGGCGCCCAGGTCGGCAAGATCGCGATCTTCGACTTCCAGTCGTATGTGGCGGTTGAACGCACCGTGGTC